A single Phytohabitans houttuyneae DNA region contains:
- a CDS encoding zinc-dependent alcohol dehydrogenase produces the protein MEAVVYRGARTLRIESRDADPPGPGQVAIEVAYTGICGTDLHIYRGDLDARVGTEAVIGHEMSGRVAAVGEGVAGWSAGRAVTVMPTRSCTRCAACLRGHYHICHALDFLGIDSPGAMQSTWNVPANLVFPLPASLPLKHAALVEPVAVAVHDVRRARVGTGERVVVVGGGPVGLLIAMLCSARAARVLLVEPNPFRRAVAEQAGIEAVDPQATDVVALVNRRTATAGADVAFEVSGSAGGLETAVDVLTTRGRLVMVAIHPQPRPVDLHRFFWRELELFGARLYRRDDVAEAIRLIETGAIPAERLISQTLPVQDVDAAFAALEKGGDVMKVLLDWHGGARDAGVGR, from the coding sequence ATGGAGGCGGTCGTCTACCGCGGCGCCCGTACGCTCCGGATCGAGAGCCGCGACGCCGACCCACCCGGACCCGGCCAGGTGGCGATCGAGGTCGCCTACACCGGCATCTGCGGTACCGACCTGCACATCTACCGCGGCGACCTGGACGCGAGGGTAGGGACGGAGGCGGTGATCGGCCACGAGATGTCCGGCCGTGTCGCCGCGGTAGGCGAGGGCGTCGCCGGCTGGAGCGCCGGGCGGGCGGTCACCGTGATGCCGACCCGTTCGTGCACCCGGTGCGCGGCCTGCCTTCGCGGCCACTACCACATCTGCCACGCCCTGGACTTCCTCGGCATCGACTCGCCCGGCGCCATGCAGTCGACCTGGAACGTCCCCGCGAACCTCGTGTTTCCCCTTCCGGCATCGCTGCCGTTGAAGCACGCCGCGCTCGTCGAGCCGGTCGCGGTGGCCGTACACGACGTGCGCCGGGCCCGCGTCGGCACGGGGGAGCGTGTCGTGGTGGTCGGCGGCGGGCCGGTGGGGCTGCTCATCGCCATGCTCTGCAGCGCCCGTGCGGCGCGGGTGTTGCTCGTCGAGCCCAACCCGTTCCGCCGCGCGGTCGCCGAGCAGGCCGGGATCGAGGCCGTCGACCCGCAGGCCACCGACGTGGTGGCGCTGGTCAACAGGCGCACCGCCACCGCCGGCGCGGACGTCGCCTTCGAGGTCTCCGGCTCCGCCGGCGGTTTGGAGACCGCGGTCGACGTCCTGACCACGCGCGGCCGCCTGGTCATGGTGGCCATCCATCCGCAGCCCCGCCCGGTCGACCTGCACAGGTTCTTCTGGCGCGAGCTGGAGCTGTTCGGGGCCCGCCTGTACCGCCGTGACGACGTCGCCGAGGCCATCCGGCTGATCGAGACCGGCGCGATCCCCGCCGAGAGGTTGATCTCCCAGACGCTGCCGGTCCAGGATGTGGACGCGGCCTTCGCGGCCCTTGAGAAGGGCGGCGACGTCATGAAGGTCCTACTCGACTGGCACGGCGGCGCCCGGGACGCAGGGGTGGGCCGATGA
- a CDS encoding sigma-70 family RNA polymerase sigma factor: protein MTEETSLVAAAQAGDRQALDSLVGAYLPLVYAIVRRALDGRPDADDVVQETMLRVLRELRTLRSPESFRPWLVTIATRQVSTHLHRRQAEADRSAALDEVTDPPAADAEDWAVLRAELSGHRRQVTRASRWLDSDDRALLSLWWLETAGELTRTELAAVLGASVAHTGVRVQRMRHQLELSRSLVAALDARPRCAQLDAALQEWDGVPSPLWRKRITRHTRDCPMCTRAAAGQLPLERLIVGLALLPVPLALSAAVLGKAALAGATGGAGTAMAGATGTGAVAAGVKAGLLSQLAQAVSAHPVAATVAAGALVAGATVTTVTWSTPTPPGRPVVAAPTTAPAARPVGAAPALAPASAAPHARRPSPTVVNPSTTAPFALGLASLESINQVGFVITTRDDLGVLEFVDAGADAPSRERATFEVVSGLANPRCVSFRVKDGRYLRHASWRLRLDPDEGTDLFRGDATFCVREGAAPDSVWLESGNYPGWFLRHRNHELWVDQSDGTPLFGADASFRPRAALAR from the coding sequence ATGACCGAAGAGACCAGCCTCGTCGCCGCCGCCCAGGCCGGCGACCGGCAGGCACTGGACAGCCTCGTCGGCGCCTACCTGCCATTGGTGTACGCCATCGTGCGCAGAGCACTGGACGGACGTCCCGACGCCGACGACGTCGTGCAGGAGACGATGCTGCGGGTCCTGCGGGAGCTGCGGACGCTGCGCAGTCCGGAGAGCTTCCGGCCCTGGCTGGTAACGATCGCCACCCGCCAGGTCAGCACACACCTGCACCGGCGGCAGGCCGAGGCCGATCGCTCCGCCGCCCTCGACGAGGTCACCGACCCGCCGGCCGCCGACGCCGAAGACTGGGCCGTGCTCCGCGCGGAGCTGTCCGGGCACCGGCGTCAGGTGACGCGCGCCAGCCGCTGGCTGGACTCGGACGACCGCGCGCTGCTGTCGCTGTGGTGGCTGGAGACCGCGGGCGAACTGACCAGGACGGAGCTCGCGGCGGTACTGGGTGCGAGCGTGGCGCACACCGGCGTGCGGGTCCAGCGGATGCGCCACCAGCTGGAGCTGAGCCGTTCGCTTGTCGCCGCCCTGGACGCGCGGCCCCGGTGCGCCCAGCTGGACGCCGCGTTGCAGGAGTGGGACGGCGTGCCGAGTCCGCTGTGGCGCAAGCGCATCACTCGGCACACCCGCGACTGTCCGATGTGTACCCGCGCGGCCGCCGGCCAGCTTCCCCTCGAGCGGCTGATCGTCGGCCTGGCGCTGCTGCCCGTCCCGCTGGCGCTGTCGGCCGCGGTGCTGGGCAAGGCCGCACTGGCCGGAGCGACCGGTGGCGCGGGCACGGCGATGGCGGGCGCGACCGGCACGGGAGCGGTCGCGGCCGGCGTCAAGGCCGGACTCCTCAGCCAGCTGGCGCAGGCGGTGAGCGCGCACCCGGTCGCGGCGACCGTTGCCGCGGGCGCGCTCGTCGCCGGAGCGACGGTCACCACGGTCACCTGGTCCACGCCGACCCCACCGGGCCGGCCGGTGGTCGCGGCGCCGACAACGGCACCCGCGGCGCGGCCGGTGGGCGCGGCGCCGGCGCTGGCCCCGGCGTCGGCCGCACCGCACGCGCGGCGCCCGAGCCCGACGGTCGTCAACCCGTCGACCACGGCCCCGTTCGCGTTGGGGCTGGCGTCGTTGGAGTCCATCAACCAGGTCGGATTCGTGATAACGACGAGGGACGACCTCGGTGTGCTCGAGTTCGTGGACGCCGGTGCCGACGCGCCGTCGCGGGAGCGGGCGACGTTCGAGGTGGTGTCCGGTCTGGCAAACCCGAGATGCGTCTCGTTCCGGGTCAAGGACGGCCGGTACCTGCGCCACGCCTCCTGGCGCCTGAGGCTGGATCCGGACGAGGGCACCGACCTGTTCCGCGGCGACGCGACGTTCTGCGTCCGCGAGGGCGCGGCCCCGGACTCGGTCTGGCTGGAGTCCGGCAACTATCCGGGTTGGTTCCTGCGCCATCGAAACCACGAGCTGTGGGTGGACCAGTCCGACGGCACCCCGCTGTTCGGCGCCGACGCCTCCTTCCGGCCGCGGGCGGCACTTGCCCGGTAG
- a CDS encoding endo-1,4-beta-xylanase, with protein sequence MALVSAGTAAAGTTLGASAAEKGRYFGAAVGTYKFNDSTYMTVLNREFNSLVAENEMKWDATEPQRGSFSYGAGDRIVSHARSRGMSVRGHALLWHAQQPGWAQGLSGGDLRNAAINHVTQVATHFRGQIHSWDVVNEAFADGGSGGRRDSNLQRTGNDWIEAAFRAARAADPGAKLCYNDYNTDGINAKSTGIYNMVRDFKARGVPIDCVGLQSHLGTTIDSSYQANIQRFADLGVDVQITELDVMQGGNQANIYATVTRACLAVSRCTGITVWGVRDCDSWRGSDNALLFDCAGNKKAAYNAVLDALNGGSPPAGNRLRGEASGRCMDVANASSANGAQVHIWDCHTGANQQFTANGRALQVMGKCLDVASNAGTGTRAQIWDCNGGANQQWVFNSNGTISNAQTGLCLDVNGAGTANGSAVIVWTCHGGANQRWARA encoded by the coding sequence ATGGCCCTGGTGTCGGCCGGCACCGCCGCCGCGGGTACCACCCTGGGTGCTTCGGCTGCGGAGAAGGGTCGTTACTTTGGTGCGGCGGTTGGTACGTACAAGTTCAATGACAGTACGTACATGACGGTGTTGAACCGTGAGTTCAACAGTTTGGTCGCTGAGAACGAGATGAAGTGGGATGCGACTGAGCCGCAGCGGGGGAGTTTTAGTTATGGTGCGGGTGATCGGATTGTGAGTCATGCCCGGTCGCGGGGTATGTCGGTGCGTGGGCATGCGTTGTTGTGGCATGCGCAGCAGCCGGGTTGGGCGCAGGGTTTGTCGGGTGGGGATCTGCGTAATGCGGCGATTAATCATGTGACGCAGGTGGCGACGCATTTTCGTGGGCAGATTCATTCGTGGGATGTGGTGAACGAGGCGTTTGCTGATGGTGGGTCTGGTGGTCGTCGGGACTCGAATTTGCAGCGGACGGGTAATGATTGGATTGAGGCGGCGTTCCGGGCGGCGCGGGCGGCGGATCCGGGTGCGAAGTTGTGTTACAACGACTACAACACTGATGGGATCAACGCGAAGTCGACCGGTATCTACAATATGGTGCGGGATTTCAAGGCTCGTGGTGTGCCGATTGACTGTGTGGGGTTGCAGTCGCATTTGGGTACGACGATTGACTCGTCGTACCAGGCGAACATTCAGCGGTTCGCGGACCTGGGTGTGGATGTGCAGATCACCGAGTTGGATGTGATGCAGGGTGGTAACCAGGCGAACATCTACGCGACGGTGACGCGGGCGTGTCTTGCGGTGTCGCGGTGTACGGGCATCACGGTGTGGGGCGTGCGTGACTGTGACTCGTGGCGGGGTTCGGACAACGCGCTGCTGTTCGACTGCGCCGGCAACAAGAAGGCCGCCTACAACGCCGTCCTCGACGCCCTCAACGGCGGCTCGCCGCCCGCCGGCAACCGGCTGCGCGGCGAGGCATCCGGCCGGTGCATGGACGTCGCCAACGCATCCTCGGCCAACGGCGCGCAGGTCCATATCTGGGACTGCCACACCGGCGCCAACCAGCAGTTCACTGCGAACGGGCGTGCACTGCAGGTGATGGGCAAGTGCCTGGACGTCGCTTCCAACGCCGGCACCGGTACCCGGGCGCAGATCTGGGACTGCAACGGCGGCGCGAACCAGCAATGGGTCTTCAACAGCAACGGCACGATCAGCAACGCGCAGACCGGTCTGTGCCTGGACGTCAACGGCGCCGGCACGGCCAACGGCTCCGCGGTGATCGTGTGGACCTGCCACGGCGGTGCCAACCAGCGCTGGGCGCGGGCCTGA